From a single Thermodesulfobacteriota bacterium genomic region:
- a CDS encoding Uma2 family endonuclease has translation MAETAPRHATYHDLQALPDHVTGEILAGELVATPRPSRRHSFAASHLGGGLVPPYGLGRGGPGGWVILVEPELGLGEDILVPDLAGWKRERFPREEADNWISVAPDWVCEILSPSTFRKDRITKMAIYARHGVPYAWYLDPGNRTLECFQLGGGVWALMGTWIDDDRVRAAPFQEVAIDLGTLWL, from the coding sequence ATGGCCGAGACCGCGCCACGCCACGCCACCTACCACGATCTGCAGGCCCTGCCCGACCATGTGACCGGCGAGATCCTGGCCGGCGAGCTGGTGGCCACCCCCAGGCCATCGAGGCGGCACAGCTTTGCCGCCTCGCATCTGGGCGGCGGCCTGGTGCCACCCTATGGCCTGGGCCGGGGCGGTCCCGGCGGCTGGGTGATCCTGGTCGAGCCGGAGCTCGGTCTGGGTGAGGACATCCTGGTCCCGGATCTGGCCGGCTGGAAGAGGGAGCGTTTTCCCAGGGAAGAGGCCGACAACTGGATCTCGGTTGCTCCGGACTGGGTGTGCGAGATCCTTTCCCCCTCCACCTTCCGCAAGGACCGGATCACGAAGATGGCCATCTATGCCCGGCATGGAGTGCCCTATGCCTGGTATCTCGACCCTGGCAACCGGACTCTGGAGTGCTTCCAGCTGGGGGGGGGGGTGTGGGCCCTCATGGGCACCTGGATCGACGACGACCGGGTGCGGGCGGCGCCTTTCCAGGAGGTCGCCATCGATCTCGGGACCCTCTGGCTGTAG